In Oryza glaberrima chromosome 8, OglaRS2, whole genome shotgun sequence, the following are encoded in one genomic region:
- the LOC127782235 gene encoding enhancer of polycomb-like protein 1: MSRLSFRPRPLDIHKKLPIVKSARELEDDETTLALRAAPPVLRHSQPEPAADGEAHPTSSKKNVQEIPTPQYDDVDTYERDYTRTFAQPTSYIRARGARAEIGEFVEYDLDNEDEDWLEDYNNERKNLNPEKLEVLLFKLETLDHKARERAGIITPTFLGPIPVILQLDSAMEALQYLSVRYAVFQAVYNYWKSKRERWQKPILRRLQPPPPVNDTNPYNVFRPREKAYRLHTRRMQRRENSVQSFDKLRVVRRNLEQAKALMGALIKREERKRETMECEVHLRRIQMRYKHEAQLIDDGIALSGLQQAGSSEDDYADSDDTANEQPYVRSVAFHPRFPDNKLSAVPPLRLKRERELKRRPHQNGLLFKRVPEMRDPEEPVMLFTRPIDPDKLKMAGIRPPLDPPIDSGTTAPPFRWQARIGRGGRIIFDRWNPFLQVPVGQETNHRPSMPEG; the protein is encoded by the exons ATGAGTAGGCTCTCCTTCAGGCCGCGCCCGCTCGACATTCACAAGAAGCTCCCCATCGTCAAGTCCGCGCGTGAGCTTGAGGACGATGAGACCACGCTAGCGCTTCGGGCTGCGCCGCCGGTGCTGCGGCACTCCCAGCCGGAGCCCGCGGCTGATGGCGAG GCACATCCAACATCCAGCAAGAAGAATGTGCAAGAAATACCTACACCACAGTATGATGATGTTGATACATACGAAAGGGACTATACTCGTACCTTTGCACAGCCAACATCCTACATACGTGCCAGAGGAG CCAGGGCTGAGATTGGTGAGTTTGTTGAATATGATTTggacaatgaagatgaagattggCTTGAAGACTATAACAATGAGCGGAAAAATCTGAACCCTGAAAA GTTGGAGGTCCTCCTATTCAAACTGGAAACATTGGACCACAAAGCTCGAGAAAGAGCAGGCATCATAACCCCCACCTTTTTAGGACCAATACCAGTTATTCTGCAGCTTGATTCTGCCATGGAG GCTTTGCAGTACTTGTCTGTTCGTTATGCTGTGTTCCAGGCTGTATATAACTACTGGAAATCAAAG AGAGAGCGGTGGCAAAAGCCTATTTTGCGACGTTTGCAG CCGCCTCCGCCAGTTAATGACACAAATCCATACAATGTGTTCAGACCAAGGGAGAAGGCTTATCGTCTTCACACAAGGAGG atgCAAAGACGAGAAAATAGTGTCCAATCATTCGACAAACTCCGTGTG GTCCGGCGCAATCTAGAGCAGGCTAAGGCACTAATGGGCGCATTGATTAAG agggaagagagaaaacGTGAGACTATGGAGTGTGAGGTTCACCTTCGACGTATCCAGATGAGATACAAG CATGAGGCACAGCTTATTGATGATGGGATTGCTCTATCAGGCCTCCAGCAAGCTGGATCAAGTGAAGATGATTATGCAGATTCAGATGATACGGCCAACGAGCAACCATATGTACGATCGGTTGCTTTTCATCCTAGATTCCCTGATAATAAGCTATCAGCTGTTCCGCCATTGCGTTTGAAGCGCGAGCGTGAGCTAAAAAGAAGACCCCACCAGAATGGCTTGTTGTTCAAAAGg GTTCCTGAAATGCGGGATCCTGAGGAGCCAGTAATGCTATTTACAAGACCAATTGACCCTGATAAGCTGAAGATGGCTGGTATCAGGCCACCACTAGATCCACCTATTGATAGTGGTACTACTGCTCCACCATTCCGGTGGCAAGCTAGAATTGGACGGGGAGGTCGCATCATCTTTGACCGCTGGAATCCTTTTCTTCAAGTCCCGGTCGGCCAGGAAACCAATCATAGACCCTCAATGCCAGAAGGATGA
- the LOC127783001 gene encoding grpE protein homolog 2, mitochondrial-like isoform X1: MAAAARLLARISRQGVASAAAARRQAEAAALLGASAGRHLAPPCSSIKALPLLNQPRLYSTSTFQRFGFSSSAPQQDDKAANKQTEDGVNKSTQSEASNETNSSPGTENASQAGSQDSVPQSNRRRRGTKRTAFSDSDTEDLDLSKEDLTKLVLEKEELLKSKDEEVKDMKDKVLRSYAEMENVIARTKRESDNAKKYAVQGFSKSLLDVADNLSRASSVVKESFSKIDTSNESAEAVKLLNTLLEGVEMTEKQLGEVFKKFGVEKFDPLNEKFDPNKHAALFQIPDPSKPSGTVAAVVKVGYMLHDRVLRPAEVGVTEGGPIEEEPEEKSDKSD, from the exons atggctgcggcggcgcgtcTCCTCGCGCGTATCTCGAGGCAGGGCGTggcctcggccgcggcggcgaggcggcaggcggaagcggcggcgctgctcggcGCTTCGGCGGGGCGGCACTTGGCCCCGCCCTGCTCTTCGATcaag GCCTTGCCTCTGCTGAATCAGCCGAGGCTGTACTCAACTTCAACCTTTCAAAGGTTTGGGTTTTCATCTTCTGCTCCCCAGCAAGATGATAAGGCAGCAAATAAACAGACAGAGGATGGAGTTAATAAAAGCACTCAATCTGAAGCTTCAAATGAAACCAATAGTTCTCCTGGAACCGAGAATGCATCTCAAGCAGGTTCACAAGATTCTGTGCCCCAATCtaacaggaggaggagaggtacTAAACGAACTGCATTTTCTGATTCAGATACAGAAGACCTTGACCTGTCAAAGGAGGACCTGACAAAGCTAGTTCTGGAGAAAGAAGAATTGTTGAAATCTAAGGATGAAGAAGTTAAAGACATGAAGGATAAAGTTTTGCGCAGCTATGCAGAGATGGAGAACGTCATTGCGAGAACAAAGCGTGAATCAGATAATGCAAAGAAGTATGCAGTACAG GGCTTCTCCAAGAGCTTGTTAGATGTTGCAGACAATTTATCTAGGGCATCATCTGTTGTAAAGGAGAGCTTCTCAAAGATAGATACATCTAATGAATCTGCTGAAGCAGTGAAGCTACTAAACACCCTATTAGAGGGTGTTGAGATGACCGAAAAGCAACTTGGGGAG GTCTTCAAGAAGTTTGGAGTGGAAAAGTTTGATCCACTTAATGAGAAATTTGATCCAAATAAGCATGCTGCGCTTTTCCAAATTCCTGATCCTTCAAAACCATCAGGAACTGTTGCGGCTGTTGTGAAG gtGGGCTACATGCTACATGATCGTGTTCTCCGTCCTGCGGAAGTTGGTGTCACTGAAGGTGGTCCAATTGaagaggagccggaggagaaaTCTGACAAGTCAGATTAA
- the LOC127783001 gene encoding grpE protein homolog 2, mitochondrial-like isoform X2: MAAAARLLARISRQGVASAAAARRQAEAAALLGASAGRHLAPPCSSIKALPLLNQPRLYSTSTFQRFGFSSSAPQQDDKAANKQTEDGVNKSTQSEASNETNSSPGTENASQADTEDLDLSKEDLTKLVLEKEELLKSKDEEVKDMKDKVLRSYAEMENVIARTKRESDNAKKYAVQGFSKSLLDVADNLSRASSVVKESFSKIDTSNESAEAVKLLNTLLEGVEMTEKQLGEVFKKFGVEKFDPLNEKFDPNKHAALFQIPDPSKPSGTVAAVVKVGYMLHDRVLRPAEVGVTEGGPIEEEPEEKSDKSD; the protein is encoded by the exons atggctgcggcggcgcgtcTCCTCGCGCGTATCTCGAGGCAGGGCGTggcctcggccgcggcggcgaggcggcaggcggaagcggcggcgctgctcggcGCTTCGGCGGGGCGGCACTTGGCCCCGCCCTGCTCTTCGATcaag GCCTTGCCTCTGCTGAATCAGCCGAGGCTGTACTCAACTTCAACCTTTCAAAGGTTTGGGTTTTCATCTTCTGCTCCCCAGCAAGATGATAAGGCAGCAAATAAACAGACAGAGGATGGAGTTAATAAAAGCACTCAATCTGAAGCTTCAAATGAAACCAATAGTTCTCCTGGAACCGAGAATGCATCTCAAGCAG ATACAGAAGACCTTGACCTGTCAAAGGAGGACCTGACAAAGCTAGTTCTGGAGAAAGAAGAATTGTTGAAATCTAAGGATGAAGAAGTTAAAGACATGAAGGATAAAGTTTTGCGCAGCTATGCAGAGATGGAGAACGTCATTGCGAGAACAAAGCGTGAATCAGATAATGCAAAGAAGTATGCAGTACAG GGCTTCTCCAAGAGCTTGTTAGATGTTGCAGACAATTTATCTAGGGCATCATCTGTTGTAAAGGAGAGCTTCTCAAAGATAGATACATCTAATGAATCTGCTGAAGCAGTGAAGCTACTAAACACCCTATTAGAGGGTGTTGAGATGACCGAAAAGCAACTTGGGGAG GTCTTCAAGAAGTTTGGAGTGGAAAAGTTTGATCCACTTAATGAGAAATTTGATCCAAATAAGCATGCTGCGCTTTTCCAAATTCCTGATCCTTCAAAACCATCAGGAACTGTTGCGGCTGTTGTGAAG gtGGGCTACATGCTACATGATCGTGTTCTCCGTCCTGCGGAAGTTGGTGTCACTGAAGGTGGTCCAATTGaagaggagccggaggagaaaTCTGACAAGTCAGATTAA